From Polyodon spathula isolate WHYD16114869_AA chromosome 26, ASM1765450v1, whole genome shotgun sequence, one genomic window encodes:
- the LOC121300502 gene encoding tektin-3-like has translation MEYLGSTSSAAYFHTAPQRPRHPINETTMRDSYRSYRPPQHHSLVYSHKVPWGGCVESGGDLPMLNTARSFSHHTPEDWFRSNRAHYQQSDACRRNAEKLWVDTSQMIQSKEQLTRRAQAETDQRLGVRIDDIAHWSSELNFELEQMSKESELLQHLKRRLCRALQEIEGPLQMAQECLFHRQKRMGIDLVKDLVEKELVEEVIGIKSSREQIRRFIDTSAKQLEANRSAQHGLQRDLSDKQMAYQIDARCHRLRSATAGINYFPGVDRMDLSISLPESWAKCSDNNILRSQREHSVSARLRGEAERAMELASRHMWSQYNTVNVAFANRIHEIASAKSKLKTHLDQTVQQIFQTERTISQIERALREKEGPLKLAQTRMEERTRRPNFELCRDPPHLKLVEEIHSLQDTVRTLRLGLTEARRTLQDLVNTKSLLESDLSRKAHSLFIDQELCMGLRRIYPSTPRLLGYT, from the exons ATGGAATATCTGGGTTCAACGAGCTCTGCTGCTTACTTTCACACGGCTCCCCAAAGACCCAGACACCCGATCAACGAAACCACCATGCGAGACAGCTACAGGAGCTACCGCCCGCCACAGCACCACTCCCTGGTCTACAGCCACAAGGTTCCGTGGGGCGGCTGCGTGGAATCCGGCGGAGACCTCCCCATGTTGAACACAGCCCGTAGTTTTAGTCATCACACTCCCGAAGACTGGTTCCGGTCCAACCGGGCCCACTACCAGCAGTCGGACGCATGCAGGCGCAACGCTGAGAAACTGTGGGTCGACACCTCGCAGATGATCCAAAGCAAAGAGCAGCTCACCCGACGGGCTCAGGCGGAGACGGACCAGAGGCTCGGGGTGCGGATCGACGACATCGCCCACTGGAGCTCGGAGCTGAACTTTGAGCTGGAGCAGATGAGCAAGGAAAGCGAGCTCCTGCAGCATCTGAAGAGACGACTGTGCAGAGCACTGCAGGAGATCGAGGGGCCGctacaa ATGGCCCAGGAATGCTTGTTCCACCGGCAGAAGAGGATGGGCATTGATCTGGTTAAAGACCTGGTGGAGAAGGAGCTGGTTGAG GAAGTTATTGGGATTAAATCGAGTCGGGAGCAGATCAGGAGGTTTATAGACACATCTGCAAAGCAGCTGGA GGCTAACCGCAGTGCTCAGCACGGCCTGCAGAGGGACCTCTCTGATAAACAGATGGCCTATCAGATCGATGCCAGGTGTCACAGACTCCGGAGTGCCACTGCTGGCATCAACTACTTCCCTGGAGTGGACAGGATGGATCTGag CATTTCTCTCCCGGAGTCCTGGGCAAAGTGTTCGGACAACAACATCCTGCGATCCCAGAGAGAGCACTCCGTGTCAGCAAGGCTGCGGGGCGAGGCAGAGCGAGCCATGGAACTGGCCTCCAGACACATGTGGAGCCAGTACAACACAGTCAACGTGGCCTTCGCCAACCGCATCCATGAGATTGCCAGCGCCAAGAGCAAGCTGAAGACCCACTTAGACCAG ACTGTCCAGCAGATCTTCCAGACAGAGAGGACCATCTCCCAAATCGAGAGGGCCCTCCGAGAGAAAGAAGGCCCCCTGAAGCTGGCTCAGACGAGAATGGAAGAGAGGACAAGGAGACCCAATTTTGAACTGTGCCGTGACCCCCCGCATCTGAA GCTGGTGGAGGAGATCCACAGTCTCCAGGACACGGTTAGGACTCTGAGGCTGGGCTTGACAGAGGCGCGGAGGACCCTGCAGGATCTGGTGAATACCAAGTCCCTGCTGGAGAGCGACCTGTCCAGGAAGGCTCACTCCCTCTTCATCGACCAGGAGCTGTGCATGGGATTGCGCAGGATCTACCCCAGCACCCCCAGGCTGCTGGGGTACACCTAA